The nucleotide sequence CTGGCCATACTTTTACACCCCGGTTAGTAATCATGCTGAGCTTAATATCTATCTCCAGATTTTTAAGCTTCATTGCCAAATCATCCACCTTGCCTCCTTCCCAATCAACGAATACATCCACACCTTTCAAAACTTTATTCGCTTTTACTCTACGCTTGTAAGCTGGCAGGTTCAATTTTACATCTTTTGCAAAAAAGACAGGCTTAATGTGCTCTGGTATTTTACCAATTCGTTCAATCACAGCCTCAGCAAATTCCTTTGTGCCGACTAGCTCTTTACTAATTCCTTCTTTAAAAATATCTGCCGTATGAATTCCTTCTTCGATTGTACAGCTCCAGGCATTTGTTACTTTCTCCGCAACGTCTTGTTGACCGATGTGATTTAACATCATCACAGCTCCTCTTAAGAGTCCTGAAGGGTTGGCCATATTCTTCCCTGCAATATCTGGTGCAGACCCGTGAATTGCTTCGAACATAGCAACTGTTGCACCAATGTTAGAAGACCCTGCAAGACCTACAGATCCGGAGATTTGGGCGGTAATATCTGAAACCACATCGCCATATAAGTTTGGCATAACCACTACATCAAACATTTCAGGGGTATCGGCCAATCGAGCCGCACCAATATCGATGATCCAGTTATCCGATTCAATCTCAGGATATTCCGCTGCAATTTCCTTAAACACCTTATGGAAAAGTCCATCCGTATGTTTCATAATATTATCCTTTGTGAAACAGCTTACCTTCTTTCGCTTGTAAAGCTTAGCGTACTCAAAAGCGTAACGAACAATTTTTTCGCATCCTGGACGAGTAATTAGTTTCAAGCATTGAACTACCTCATCTGTTTGCTGATGCTCTATTCCGGCATAAAGGTCTTCCTCATTTTCTCGTACAATTACCACATCCATTTCGGGGTGTTTCGTTTTCACGAATGGGTGGAAACTATTGCATGGCCTTACATTGGCATAAAGGCCAAGTGATTTTCTCATCGTAACATTCAGGCTTTTGTATCCGCCACCTTGAGGAGTCGTGATGGGTGCTTTTAAGAACACTTTATTTGTTCGAATGCTATCCCAAGCTGCTTTATCTATTCCCGTTGTATTTCCTGAGAGATAGACTTGCTCGCCCACTTTTATTTCTTCCCAGTCAATGCGTGCATTAGCTGCGTTCAAAATCTTGAGGGTGGCATCCATAATCTCTGGACCAATTCCATCTCCTTTTGCGAATGTTACTTTTTGCATCATATTGTTAATTTGCTTTCTAGACGCAAATCAAGCTAAAGATGTTCATAAGTTTTTATTTATGTTTTTTATGTATTACATAAGCAAATACTTATTAATAGAGCAAGTAATGCACTCAAAATAGGAGAATCACCTAATTTTAGTGTTTTGTGTAGTCATCACAACAAGTAAAAAAGATTTCAATTATGGAAGCAGCAATATTCTCACTAGCAGGAACAATCGTCGGAGGGTTGATTACATACTTTCTTCAGCAACAAAGGTTTAATCAAGAACTGAAAGTAAAGAGGGAAGAATTCAAAACCGAGTTTATGGCAGAAGATACCGCCAAGCATTTTCTTGAGCACAAATCATATACGGACAGATCGTTTGAAACACTGCAAAAGCACTTAGGTGGATTTGAAGAGGATGAACTTCGAAAGATATTGGTACGCGCCGGTGCAATAAGAACGTTCCGTCAAGATGGGTCAGAATGGTGGAGATTACTATCTCGGATGGATGAATATATAGAAAAAGTGAAGGACTAAGACTTGTAAAAACACGACAGCATCAAAAGGATTCCTTATTCAAGTACTATCTAAAAACAATATCAAGCACCTAAAAGGCCTGCTACTAAAAAGCCCAGATAAGTACCCAGCCCACTACCAAGAGATCCGACAAGGATTGCAGGAAGAATTAGATCATTTCTTTTCACACTTTTAGCGAGAGCCAAAGCAGTACTCGCTCCTCCAATATTTGCCTGAGAAGCTACGGCTATAATGGACCAATCTGATTTCATGAACAATCCGCATATTAGTAAGAAAGCTCCATGAATAAGCACAATCACAATCGTAAAAAGTAAGATATCAAGTGCATAGGCCCCCACATCTATGAGTGCTCCTATCTCACAATAGGCACCAACTACTGCTAAGAACAAGTAGACTGAAAACATGCCAAGCAGTTTTGCCCCTACTTGTTTTTGAATTACTCTCAGTTGCCCCAATAGCAAAGCTATTGTAGTAAGAATCAAGATAGAAGGGATACTAAAACCAAAGTCATTTGCTCTATTGGCAATAAAATCTGATATGAGCAGCGTAGCTATCCCAATGACTAGCATAAGTGCTAAACTCATCGGTCCTACAGATTCCACCTCTCTATCTGCTTCTTCTAAATGATTCCCAGAAGACACCTTGGACTTGTGAGGTCTAAGTTTCTGCATAAAGACAGGAATACTTAGTGTAACGATCATCCAAATAGCTGTAATGATATTATCTGCTACTACTACACCTGTGAAGATTGCTCCTTCTTTAAATACTTCATAATGTAGTGCCACGGCATTAAAATTAGCACTTCCACCTACATAAGTACCCGTCATCATTCCCGCAATGGCAGCATAATTTTCCCCAAAAACAATTCTGTAGTCAATCAACTGAAGAGAAGAGACTACTCCAATCATCGTACCGATGGCTCCTAATAAAAAGGCCATGAGCATGGGGAGTCCTGCCTTTCTAAGCTGTTTGAGGTTTACTCCAAGAAGCAAGAAGAAAATACTTGCTGGAGCGACGTATTTAAAGACAACATCATACACAAGGCTTGCATTTGACGCAGATGGGATAGCTCCTGTGTTTGCAAAAATTGCTCCCAGGATGATGACCAATAGAGAACTACTTATGTGCTTCAGAAAAGTATGCTTGCATAGCCACTCACTCAGAAAAACTAATGAGAACAGTGCGGCGAGAACGTAAAGTGAATTTTCAGTCATTCTTGAAAGTAATATCAAATAATATTCACTTCTCGCTGCAATTCAATTCCAAACTTTCCTTGAATAGATTTCATAATTTCATTGGAAAGCTTAAAAATATTCTTTCCTCTACCCATCCCATAATTCACCAAGACAAGTGCTTGCTTATCGTGTACTCCTATATCTCCATCACGGAAGCCTTTCCAGCCCGCTTTTTCAATAAGCCACCCTGCTGGCACTTTGACTTTTTCATCGTCTACAGGGTAACTCTTGATATCTTCAAATTGTGCTTCCAATGCCTCAAAGTGAAGTTTTTCTATGATCGGATTTTTGAAGAAACTTCCAGCATTTCCAATATCCATTGGGTCTGGCAGCTTAGATTGACGGATGTTAATTACCGCCTGACTCACATTTTTTAATGTAAGTTCTTCCACTCCCATTTCGTTCAGCGTATCCTTAATAGCACCATAGGATATATTAAATTCTGGCTTTTTTCTTAGCTTAAAGAAAACCTTCATAATTACGTATTCATCCCGCAATTCCCCCTTGAAAATGGAATACCGATATCCAAACTTGCAGTCTTCCTTAAAAAAAGAAAGTGTTTTACCTGTTTTTATCTCATAAGCTTCGAGTGAGTGAAATACATCCTTTAACTCTACTCCATAGGCTCCAATATTTTGCATGGGAGCAGCCCCTACTGTCCCTGGAATTAGTGCGAGGTTCTCTACTCCTCCAAAACCACGTTCCACACACCACAATACAAATTGATGCCAGCTCTCTCCTGCTCCGATCGACACGAGCACTTCCTCATCCGTTTCATTCATGATGTGAAACCCTCTGATTTCATTCTTCGCTATCAGCCCCGTGAAACCTCTAGTGAATAACACATTTGAACCACCACCTAAAACCATTTTTTTCTGAGCTCGAAATCGACCAGTTTGATAGATCTCATCTAAATCATCTATGGAATCAACAATGGCAAGAAGCCCTGCATTTTCATCCAACCCGAAGGTATTGTAAGGCTTTAGGGAAACGTTTTGTTGTACAATCAAGATTTTAAAACTTACTCTGCTTCATAAACTACTTCTCCAGCAATGATCGTCATCATTACGTTTAGATCTAGTATCTCATCCTCCGGAATTGTCATAATGTCTTGATCAAGAATTGTAAGATCCGCCCATTTACCTACTTCAATGCTACCCTTCCGATTTTCTCTGAAAGCAGCATATGCTGCGTCAAGTGTATAAGATTTAAGTGCCTGCTCACGAGTCATTTTTTCAGCAGGCTCATACCCTCCATCAGGACTCCCAGCCAAGGTTCTTCTACTTATCGAAGCATATAAACTTGCAAACGGTGTGATGGGCTCTACTGGAGCATCAGTTCCATTTACAATTTTTGCTCCTGACTGAAGTAATGTTTGCCACATATAAGCTCCCCACTCAATTCTTTGCTGACCTAGTCGATCAATAGCCCATGGCCTATCGGACGACATGTGGATTGCCTGCATTGATGGGATAACTCCCATTTCTGCAAATCTCGGGATGTCATCGGGATGAAAGTGCTGGGCATGTTCTATTCTAAATCGAGGCGCTTTGGAGGCGCTTTCCGGATAAAGACTGAACGCTCGTTCATAGATATCTAAAACCTCTCTATTTGCCCTATCACCAATGGCATGAATGCACACCTGAAATCCTGCTTTGTAAGCACGTTGAGTAACCCCTTCAATAGCATCCATTGGCATCACGTTATGCCCATGTACTCCAGGAGCATCAGCATACTCTTCTAAAAGCCACGCTCCTCGTGATCCAAGAGCTCCGTCTGCATAAAGTTTAACTGATCTTACAGTTAACTGATTATCATACAAATCCTCTTCAATGCCATTCTTGAAATATTCCTCTAATAGCTTTTCATCTCTTCCACTAAGCATCACGTACAAGCGTAGTTTCAAGTCCCCTTTTTCTGCGAATTCTTTGAAAAGGTCTATATGATTTTGACTAGAGCCTGCTTGATGAAAACCAGTTATACCATATTTAAAACATTGCTCAAGAGCAAGTTTCAGTGCTTGAGTATCGCTTTCCTTCGTTGCTTTTGGTATTGACTTGGTCACCAAACCCTGAGCTGTTTCATTGAATATTCCAGTAGGTTCCCCACTTATACTCATAAATATCTCCCCACCGTCCGGTTGAGAAGTACTCCCGTCTATACCAGCTACTTCCATTGCTTTTGCATTACCAAGCGCTGCGTGACCGCTGGCATGTTTTAGCCAAACAGGATGATTCGGCACGGCCTCACTCAACAAATCATGCATTGGAAACCCATTAGTCATTTCAGGTTTTTCTGTCCATTTATCCTGATGCCACCCTCTTCCTGTAATCCATGTTCCTTCAGGAGTATTAGACGCCCGTTCTGCCACCATATCAACAACTTCTTGATAACTCTTCGCTTCTCTCAAATCAACATTCAGAAGATTGTAACCCACCCCCATGATATGGGCATGTCCTTCAGTCAATCCTGGAATCATAGTCTGACCTTTTAAATCTACCATACGAGTTTCTTTCCCGACAAAAGCATCTACTTCTGACTTTGTACCAACATGTAAAAAGGTGTCTGCCTTGATAGCCACCGCCTCAACTTTGGGGCTGGCATCATCCATCGTATAAATTGGTCCATTAAAAAATATGGTATCAGCAGCTATATCTGGCTCAGAATCACCCACACAACTAACCAATGTTAATAGTAGGATTATATAAACGGTAAGGTATCTCATCATATCAATTTTATATTCGCGACTCAAAACTATAATTTCTAAAATTAGTGAATATGAAGAGTACCTTAATTTATTTCTACTTTATCCTATTTTTATCTACTGCAGCTTTTGCTCAAAATCCACAATCCACTGGTTCTAATTCACCAGGTGAGAATGAAGATAATTATCAAAATCAGGAATCGGAAGGGGGATCTATTGAGTCTCAATATTCAAATCTTGAAAAAAGGATTCAAATGAATAGTGAGAAAATTGAACCACTATATTTTATTGAGGAAGAGGTTATAGCTTATGGAGGTGGATATGAGAAAGTGACGAGAAAAGTAAAAAAGAATATTTATGAAGCTGGACAAATCTTACTTGATAGTCACAATGCTGCTTTGAATAATTTACCTAATCACGATCTAGATTCACGTATTGAAGTTTTAAGGGAAATAAATAAAGTTCAGGATCAGCTACTCTATTTCGCCACTGTAAAGAAAACCCGACCTACAGAGAAAAAACTTAAGAAGTTGGAAAGCCCTTCTGATATATCCATAATTTTCTTTCAGAAGGTTCAAAACTAATTTTGAATACACACAGATAAAGCATTAAATTTGCGCTCCGTTCCAAAATGGAGCACCTTGACTCGTTCAGGGGATGTTTAACAGAAAAAGCTTATCAGTGCTGACTCCAACTGATAAAGTGTACCATTCGGGAGTCATTTTTTATTATGGCAAAGAAAGAAGAAACTATCAAAGAGGTGCAGGCTAAATCTGAAGAAAAATCAACAGGAAAAGCACCTGCTAAAAAGACCACTACTAAAGCGGCGACAAAGAAAGAAGAGGTAAAGGAAGAGAAAAAAGCTGCTAAACCTGCTGCTAAGAAAGAAACCAAAGTAGAGAAAAAGGAAACTCCTAAAAAGGAGGAAAAAGAAGAAAAGGTTGAGGCAAAAGTAGAGGAGCCTAAAGCACAGAAGAAATCTGAAAAGAAAGAGGAGCCCAAAGCGGAGAAAGAAGTAGAAACCGAAAAACCTGCCAAAAAGTATGTAGAACCTGAAATCGAGCCTGCAGGATCATTCGATTTTGATGATGATGGTTTTGACGATGAATATTCAGAGGCAGATCGTAAAGCTATGGAACAGCTTTATGAAGGAACTCTTACTGAAATTACAGAGAAGGAACTCATTGATGGAACTGTTGTCGGCGTAACTGACAGAGAAGTCATTGTAAATATCGGATTCAAATCTGATGGTTTGGTATCCCTCTCTGAATTTAGAGATATGCCTGACCTAAAGGCAGGAGACGAAGTGCAGGTATATATAGAAGAACAAGAAAACGCGAATGGCCAACTTGTTCTTTCAAGAAGAAAAGCAAAGATTGTTAAGGCTTGGGAATCTATCCAAGGTGCCCTTGACAATGATGAAGTAATTGAAGGTTTCGTCAAGAGAAGAACAAAAGGTGGATTGATAGTGGATGTATATGGCGTAGAAGCCTTCCTTCCTGGATCTCAAATTGACGTAAAGCCTATTAGAGATTTTGACATCTTCGTAGGTAAATCTATGGAAGTGAAAGTTGTGAAAATCAACTACACTAATGATAACGTGGTGGTTTCTCATAAGGTACTTATTGAGAAAGATCTAGAACAACAAAAAGCCGAAATCCTGAACAACCTTGAAAAAGGTCAGGTACTAGAAGGTGTGATCAAGAACATGACCAACTTTGGTGTATTCATCGATCTTGGAGGTGTAGATGGTCTACTTCATATTACGGATATTAGTTGGGGACGAATCAATCATCCAGAGGAAGTTCTTTCACTAGATGAAAAAGTGAATGTTGTAGTGTTAGATTTCGACGACAACAAGCAAAGAATTTCATTGGGCATGAAACAACTCACGGATCACCCTTGGGATTCACTTGATAAAGATATTGATGTAGGATCTAATGTGAAAGGTAAGATTGTAAACGTAGCTGATTACGGAGCATTCCTTGAAATCATCCCGGGAGTTGAAGGTCTGATTCACGTTTCAGAGATGTCATGGTCTCAACACCTGCGAAACCCATCAGATTTCATCAATGTTGGTGACGAAATAGAAGCTGTAGTATTAACGATCGACAGGGACGAAAGAAAAATGTCCGTTGGTATCAAACAGCTTACTGAAGATCCATGGACTAAGCAAGATGTGCTTACTAACTACGCTATCGGAACAGAGCATAAGGGAACTGTTCGTAACCTTACAAACTTTGGACTATTCATTGAGCTTGAAGAAGGAATTGATGGTTTAGTGCATGTCTCTGATTTATCTTGGACTAAGAAAATCAAGCACCCATCAGAGTTTGTGAAAGTTGGTGACGAGCTAGAAGTGAAAGTAATGGAGCTTGATATTGAGAATAGAAGATTAGCTCTTAGCCATAAACATCTAGAAGAGAATCCTTGGGATACATTCGAAACTGTATTTACAAAAGGATCTAGTCATAAGTGTACAGTAACTAATGTTTCTGACAAAACAGCAACAGTAGAGCTTCCTTACGGACTTGAAGGTCAGGTATTGCCTAAGAACCTCAAGAAAGAGGATGGAACAATGGCTTCTGAAGGAGAAACTTTAGAATTCAAAGTACTTGAGTTCTCGAAAGATGATAAGAGAATAGTTCTTTCACATACTTCAGTTTGGGATAAAGATGCAGAACAACCTAAGGCAGTTTCTAAGAAGCCTGCTGCTGGTGGCAAAAAAGGTAACACGCTAGATAAAATCAACAAGGAAGTTGAAAAGTCAACACTTGGTGACCTAGATGCTCTTTCTGCATTGAAAGACAAAATGGAAGATGCCGGGAAAGAGCCTGCAAAAAAGGCTCCTAAGGCAAAAGCTAAGAAAGAAGAAGAAAAGTAATCATTTCAAAACGAGTTGTTCGCTTTGTTAGCGGATGACTCGTTTTTTAATACTTTTACTCAATAATTAAATTTTGGCGCTATGGCCGAGCGGCTAGGCAGAGGTCTGCAAAACCTTTTACAGCGGTTCGAATCCGCTTAGCGCCTCTTTAAAAAAGCGACTTTATGTCGCTTTTTTTATTGACAAAAATTGCGGATGCGAACTGGAGGTAAAACCATAGGCCCGCAAGCTGAGTCGTATGGTGTGTGTATGAATAATCCGCTAGCGCCTCATTCTCAGCGATCCTGTAAGGTCGCTTTTTTTGTACGAGCAGAGATCACCCAATCAAAATGAGGAAATAGAGCTGAGGAAATCAAAGGACCTTTGACTCAGTGAACAAATCATATCCAGCAACTAAAACATCATTAACATTCCTTTTATCAGTATATTTTTCAAACTCCTTTCTCTCCGTTAGGTATACTGGCCTATAGTCCTTCTCCATTTCATCCCACAGAATCACGAGATAATTATACCTAATCTTACTCTCACGTCCATATATCAACCATTCATCAAATTGGTTCTCATCTAGTGTGACTGGAAAATTTAGATTTTCAAACATTGTGATTTTATTATATTTTCAACATAAGAAAACCCGTCTGGATGATCCAGACGGGTTTTCTTTTAATGATTTTTGTTTAAAATCACATAGCTCCTGCTACGTTTCCATATCGATCTACCAATACTGGATCACCAGGGCCATTTACTCTTAGCTGATCAAACTGAGTCGCTTTGTCACCAACAATTACAAAGATGTAGTTACTAAGGTCGAAATACTCACTAACTGTACTTTGAATGCTTTCTATTGTAGCTTCAGTCACTACTTTTTGCTCATTATTGATGTAATCTAAAGGTAAATTATAGGTACTTATATTCTGTAAGATTCCCAAAAGATTATTCAGTGTCTCAAAGTTTCTTGCATTCTCCTTGATCATAGCTGTTTGTGTCTTTTCCAAATCGTCAGTTGTGTATGTATCTCCGTAAGTTCCAATCACCTCTTTAAAGGTATCAAGTGCATCCTTTGTCGTAGAAGATTTTACACTTGAAAAAGCGGTGAAGGTGCCAGGAGCCATTGCGCTTCTACCAGGAAACGAATACGCTCCGTACGTAAATTGCTTTTCTTCTCTCAAAATCTGGAAAAGACGACCTGATGATCCATCACCCAGGCGATCATTTGCTACCATAATTTCATTGTAAGCAGGATCGTCCGCATCAACAGTTAAACGAGACATACGAATTACAGATTGCTTAGCTTCAGGTACATCAACAAAATATACTTGAGGCGTAGATG is from Marinobacter alexandrii and encodes:
- the murB gene encoding UDP-N-acetylmuramate dehydrogenase — encoded protein: MIVQQNVSLKPYNTFGLDENAGLLAIVDSIDDLDEIYQTGRFRAQKKMVLGGGSNVLFTRGFTGLIAKNEIRGFHIMNETDEEVLVSIGAGESWHQFVLWCVERGFGGVENLALIPGTVGAAPMQNIGAYGVELKDVFHSLEAYEIKTGKTLSFFKEDCKFGYRYSIFKGELRDEYVIMKVFFKLRKKPEFNISYGAIKDTLNEMGVEELTLKNVSQAVINIRQSKLPDPMDIGNAGSFFKNPIIEKLHFEALEAQFEDIKSYPVDDEKVKVPAGWLIEKAGWKGFRDGDIGVHDKQALVLVNYGMGRGKNIFKLSNEIMKSIQGKFGIELQREVNII
- the rpsA gene encoding 30S ribosomal protein S1, producing the protein MAKKEETIKEVQAKSEEKSTGKAPAKKTTTKAATKKEEVKEEKKAAKPAAKKETKVEKKETPKKEEKEEKVEAKVEEPKAQKKSEKKEEPKAEKEVETEKPAKKYVEPEIEPAGSFDFDDDGFDDEYSEADRKAMEQLYEGTLTEITEKELIDGTVVGVTDREVIVNIGFKSDGLVSLSEFRDMPDLKAGDEVQVYIEEQENANGQLVLSRRKAKIVKAWESIQGALDNDEVIEGFVKRRTKGGLIVDVYGVEAFLPGSQIDVKPIRDFDIFVGKSMEVKVVKINYTNDNVVVSHKVLIEKDLEQQKAEILNNLEKGQVLEGVIKNMTNFGVFIDLGGVDGLLHITDISWGRINHPEEVLSLDEKVNVVVLDFDDNKQRISLGMKQLTDHPWDSLDKDIDVGSNVKGKIVNVADYGAFLEIIPGVEGLIHVSEMSWSQHLRNPSDFINVGDEIEAVVLTIDRDERKMSVGIKQLTEDPWTKQDVLTNYAIGTEHKGTVRNLTNFGLFIELEEGIDGLVHVSDLSWTKKIKHPSEFVKVGDELEVKVMELDIENRRLALSHKHLEENPWDTFETVFTKGSSHKCTVTNVSDKTATVELPYGLEGQVLPKNLKKEDGTMASEGETLEFKVLEFSKDDKRIVLSHTSVWDKDAEQPKAVSKKPAAGGKKGNTLDKINKEVEKSTLGDLDALSALKDKMEDAGKEPAKKAPKAKAKKEEEK
- a CDS encoding NADP-dependent isocitrate dehydrogenase encodes the protein MQKVTFAKGDGIGPEIMDATLKILNAANARIDWEEIKVGEQVYLSGNTTGIDKAAWDSIRTNKVFLKAPITTPQGGGYKSLNVTMRKSLGLYANVRPCNSFHPFVKTKHPEMDVVIVRENEEDLYAGIEHQQTDEVVQCLKLITRPGCEKIVRYAFEYAKLYKRKKVSCFTKDNIMKHTDGLFHKVFKEIAAEYPEIESDNWIIDIGAARLADTPEMFDVVVMPNLYGDVVSDITAQISGSVGLAGSSNIGATVAMFEAIHGSAPDIAGKNMANPSGLLRGAVMMLNHIGQQDVAEKVTNAWSCTIEEGIHTADIFKEGISKELVGTKEFAEAVIERIGKIPEHIKPVFFAKDVKLNLPAYKRRVKANKVLKGVDVFVDWEGGKVDDLAMKLKNLEIDIKLSMITNRGVKVWPEGFEETFCTDHWRCRFEVENGHPALKESIHQVLSKALTEGIDVIKTENLYEFDGVRGYSLGQGQ
- a CDS encoding DUF819 family protein, which produces MTENSLYVLAALFSLVFLSEWLCKHTFLKHISSSLLVIILGAIFANTGAIPSASNASLVYDVVFKYVAPASIFFLLLGVNLKQLRKAGLPMLMAFLLGAIGTMIGVVSSLQLIDYRIVFGENYAAIAGMMTGTYVGGSANFNAVALHYEVFKEGAIFTGVVVADNIITAIWMIVTLSIPVFMQKLRPHKSKVSSGNHLEEADREVESVGPMSLALMLVIGIATLLISDFIANRANDFGFSIPSILILTTIALLLGQLRVIQKQVGAKLLGMFSVYLFLAVVGAYCEIGALIDVGAYALDILLFTIVIVLIHGAFLLICGLFMKSDWSIIAVASQANIGGASTALALAKSVKRNDLILPAILVGSLGSGLGTYLGFLVAGLLGA
- a CDS encoding amidohydrolase yields the protein MRYLTVYIILLLTLVSCVGDSEPDIAADTIFFNGPIYTMDDASPKVEAVAIKADTFLHVGTKSEVDAFVGKETRMVDLKGQTMIPGLTEGHAHIMGVGYNLLNVDLREAKSYQEVVDMVAERASNTPEGTWITGRGWHQDKWTEKPEMTNGFPMHDLLSEAVPNHPVWLKHASGHAALGNAKAMEVAGIDGSTSQPDGGEIFMSISGEPTGIFNETAQGLVTKSIPKATKESDTQALKLALEQCFKYGITGFHQAGSSQNHIDLFKEFAEKGDLKLRLYVMLSGRDEKLLEEYFKNGIEEDLYDNQLTVRSVKLYADGALGSRGAWLLEEYADAPGVHGHNVMPMDAIEGVTQRAYKAGFQVCIHAIGDRANREVLDIYERAFSLYPESASKAPRFRIEHAQHFHPDDIPRFAEMGVIPSMQAIHMSSDRPWAIDRLGQQRIEWGAYMWQTLLQSGAKIVNGTDAPVEPITPFASLYASISRRTLAGSPDGGYEPAEKMTREQALKSYTLDAAYAAFRENRKGSIEVGKWADLTILDQDIMTIPEDEILDLNVMMTIIAGEVVYEAE